One window of Epinephelus fuscoguttatus linkage group LG9, E.fuscoguttatus.final_Chr_v1 genomic DNA carries:
- the LOC125894432 gene encoding F-box/LRR-repeat protein 12-like, giving the protein MQAQPVCARKSVRVRGSTSFVQKMDEFKACNLDYLPENILIDMLSYLGVRELVRAGRVCKRWRRLVKDQRLWRTVDLTAWKGVTSRILWLLLRQYLGCGLRCLRLRGLLLSARGGTFLSESWLKALSTKCPRLSKLYLLHADLRCLPSCQLLPPSLQVLELRGCELPPLFFKQTPTSPAEATSSDGAQQQGKDRKGKGHGSPSGIGIERLVLHNVPSFTDDHLQSLASWEKLSRLELRDTFRVSANGLRNCSAKDGACGVEGLSRLKFLELGITGRQGYQLQMASLGLGTGWLGLEELSLGGKEVGPGLLCASRLKDLKSLCLWACTLSEMQIVRSCRMLRGLRRMEFLEVIFQPRQCPPAQEGEGDGGGEEQDNEEAAGGDNSNDENKEIDTNDPIPSLRRSLAVLLPSCTLVFTNCSVQISAD; this is encoded by the exons ATGCAGGCGCAACCTGTGTGCGCCAGGAAATCAGTCCGTGTCCGAGGTTCAACTAGTTTTGTCCAGAAAATGGATGAATTTAAAGCCTGCAATCTGGACTACTTACCCGAAAACATCTTAATTGACATGTTGTCTTATCTGGGCGTACGGGAGCTCGTGAGAGCCGGAAG AGTGTGTAAGAGATGGAGACGCCTTGTTAAAGACCAAAGACTGTGGAGAACTGTCGACCTGACTGCATGGAAAGGG GTGACCTCCCGCATCCTGTGGCTCCTGCTGCGTCAGTACCTGGGTTGTGGATTAAGGTGCCTCAGGTTGCGTGGTTTGCTGCTGTCTGCCCGAGGGGGCACCTTTCTGTCTGAGTCTTGGCTCAAAGCTTTGTCCACAAAGTGCCCTCGCCTGAGTAAGCTCTATCTCCTGCACGCAGACCTGAGATGCCTGCCCAGCTGCCAACTCCTACCTCCGTCTTTGCAGGTGCTGGAGCTGCGCGGCTGCGAGCTGCCTCCACTTTTTTTCAAACAGACTCCTACTTCACCTGCAGAAGCCACGTCCAGTGATGGTGCTCAACAGCAAGGAAAGGATCGGAAAGGAAAAGGGCATGGCTCTCCATCAGGGATTGGTATTGAGAGGTTAGTCCTTCACAATGTGCCCTCTTTCACGGACGACCACCTGCAGAGTCTGGCATCATGGGAGAAGCTCAGTCGATTAGAGCTGCGAGACACCTTTCGTGTTTCGGCTAATGGGCTCAGGAACTGTTCTGCCAAGGATGGTGCCTGTGGTGTGGAGGGGCTTTCAAGGCTCAAGTTTCTGGAATTAGGCATCACTGGGCGGCAGGGCTACCAGTTACAGATGGCCTCTCTCGGGCTGGGGACAGGATGGCTCGGACTGGAGGAACTGAGTCTCGGGGGTAAGGAGGTGGGACCAGGCTTGCTTTGTGCTAGCCGTCTGAAGGACCTGAAGTCACTGTGCCTGTGGGCCTGCACGCTCAGCGAGATGCAGATAGTGCGGAGCTGCAGGATGCTCCGCGGGCTCCGCCGCATGGAGTTTTTGGAGGTGATCTTCCAGCCTCGGCAGTGTCCACCAGCACAGGAAGGGGAGGGTGACGGTGGTGGAGAAGAGCAGGACAATGAGGAAGCTGCAGGTGGAGATAACAGCAATGATGAGAACAAGGAGATAGACACGAACGATCCCATTCCGAGTTTGCGTCGCTCGCTGGCTGTCCTGCTGCCGTCCTGCACGCTAGTGTTCACCAACTGCTCTGTTCAGATCAGTGCAGATTAA
- the aurkb gene encoding aurora kinase B, translating into MQNKENYEPRGFQRLFTTPTMVAGPQRIQVKPRADMDKNTITGPGRECVSSSSAASKKVSIDDFDIGRPLGKGKFGNVYLARVKKLQAIVALKVLFKSQMEKEGVEHQLRREIEIQAHLKHPNILRFYNYFHDRKRVFLVLEYAPRGEMYKELQRCGRFDDQRTATYMEEISDALMYCHEKKVIHRDIKPENLLLGYRGELKIADFGWSVHAPSLRRRTMCGTLDYLPPEMIEGHTHSEKVDLWCIGVLCYECLVGNPPFETASHSETYKRIMKVDLKFPKNISDGAKDLISKLLRHSPIDRLSLQSVIDHPWVRANSRRVLPPICSAKKS; encoded by the exons ATGCag AATAAGGAAAATTATGAGCCCAGAGGCTTCCAGCGACTG TTCACAACTCCTACCATGGTGGCCGGCCCACAGCGTATTCAGGTGAAGCCACGAGCAGATATGGACAAAAACACCATCACAG gcCCTGGGAGAGAGTGTGTTAGCTCATCCAGTGCAGCCTCAAA GAAAGTGTCCATCGATGACTTTGACATCGGTCGACCACTGGGGAAGGGCAAATTCGGTAATGTCTACCTTGCGAGAGTGAAGAAGCTGCAAGCCATTGTGGCGCTGAAGGTGCTGTTCAAGTCACAGATGGAGAAGGAGGGTGTGGAGCATCAACTCAGGAGGGAGATTGAGATTCAAGCACATCTCAA GCACCCCAACATCTTGCGCTTCTACAATTATTTCCATGACCGAAAGAGAGTGTTCTTGGTGCTGGAGTATGCCCCACGTGGTGAAATGTACAAGGAGCTACAGAGATGTGGAAGATTCGATGACCAGCGCACTGCCACA TATATGGAGGAGATATCTGATGCACTGATGTATTGCCACGAGAAGAAAGTGATTCATCGTGACATCAAGCCAGAGAACCTGCTTCTCGGCTATCGCGGAGAGCTGAAAATTGCAGATTTTGGTTGGTCTGTCCATGCACCTTCTCTGAG ACGTCGTACAATGTGCGGGACACTGGACTACCTCCCTCCAGAGATGATTGAGGGCCACACCCACAGTGAAAAGGTGGATCTGTGGTGCATCGGGGTCCTCTGCTATGAGTGCTTGGTCGGCAACCCGCCATTTGAAACTGCCAGCCATTCAGAGACATACAAAAGAATTATGAAG GTGGATTTGAAGTTCCCCAAAAACATCTCAGATGGTGCAAAGGACCTCATCTCTAAGCTGCTCCGCCACAGCCCCATCGATCGCCTCTCACTACAGAGTGTCATCGACCACCCATGGGTGCGCGCCAACTCTCGACGAGTCCTACCCCCCATCTGCTCCGCCAAGAAGTCCTGA